A DNA window from Candidatus Rokuibacteriota bacterium contains the following coding sequences:
- a CDS encoding AMP-binding protein has product MDESEIIWRPDPDAAARTRIARFMKQHGLPSLAALQKRSVEETGWYWDAVARDLGWLWSEPYRRVLDTARGIQWPRWFEGGRMNLAANCLDKHLAAGGGERAAVISEAEDGDVRTLTYAQLGREVARLANGLKRLGVGKGDRVGIFLPMSQETAIAVLAVSRIGAVYVPCFSGYGAGAVAARLEGCEARALITADAFMRRGNVVAMKHTADEAVAHAPSVEHVIVHRRTGAAIPWTAGRDLWWHDVIAREPAECPAEPVEHDHPALIIYTSGTTGRPKGTVLTQGGFGMKNAHDWAYCFDMDDAARMFWVTDLGWLMGPMLITGTLLMGATVVLFEGTPDYPKPDRLWALCERHRVTHLGISPTAVRALMPYGTDWIRSHDLSALRLIGTTGEPWNPEPFRWLFDHVGGGRVPIINYTGGTEISGGILSGFPIAPIKPCGFTGPIPGIAAEVFGDHGKPVREEVGELVITRPWPGMTQGFWKDSDRYIETYWSRWKDVWVHGDWAYVDRDGTWFIHGRSDDTLKIAGKR; this is encoded by the coding sequence ATGGACGAGAGCGAGATCATCTGGCGACCCGATCCCGACGCGGCCGCGCGCACCCGCATCGCCCGGTTCATGAAGCAGCATGGCCTCCCCTCGCTGGCCGCGCTCCAGAAGCGCTCGGTCGAGGAGACCGGGTGGTACTGGGATGCGGTGGCGCGTGACCTCGGCTGGCTGTGGAGCGAGCCCTACCGGCGCGTGCTCGACACCGCCCGGGGGATCCAGTGGCCGCGCTGGTTCGAGGGCGGGCGCATGAACCTGGCCGCCAACTGCCTGGACAAGCACCTGGCGGCCGGGGGCGGGGAGCGGGCCGCCGTGATCTCCGAGGCCGAGGACGGCGATGTGCGCACGCTGACCTATGCCCAGCTCGGCCGGGAGGTCGCGCGGCTGGCCAACGGCCTCAAGCGGCTGGGCGTCGGCAAGGGCGATCGGGTCGGCATCTTCCTGCCCATGAGCCAGGAGACGGCCATCGCCGTCCTGGCGGTCTCCCGCATCGGCGCCGTCTACGTGCCGTGCTTCTCGGGCTACGGCGCCGGCGCCGTGGCCGCCCGTCTCGAGGGCTGCGAGGCCCGGGCCCTGATCACCGCCGACGCCTTCATGCGCCGGGGCAACGTGGTGGCGATGAAGCACACCGCCGACGAGGCGGTGGCCCATGCGCCGAGCGTCGAGCACGTGATCGTCCACCGCCGCACCGGCGCCGCCATCCCGTGGACGGCCGGCCGCGACCTCTGGTGGCATGACGTCATCGCCCGGGAGCCCGCCGAGTGCCCCGCCGAGCCCGTCGAGCACGACCACCCGGCCCTCATCATCTACACCTCGGGCACGACGGGCCGGCCCAAGGGCACCGTGCTGACGCAGGGTGGCTTCGGGATGAAGAACGCGCATGACTGGGCCTACTGCTTCGACATGGACGACGCGGCACGCATGTTCTGGGTCACCGACCTCGGCTGGCTCATGGGCCCCATGCTCATCACCGGCACGCTCCTCATGGGGGCCACGGTGGTGCTCTTCGAGGGCACGCCGGATTATCCGAAGCCCGACCGCCTCTGGGCGCTCTGCGAGCGCCACCGGGTCACCCATCTCGGCATCTCGCCCACGGCCGTGCGCGCGCTCATGCCGTACGGCACCGACTGGATCCGGAGCCACGACCTCTCGGCCCTCCGCCTCATCGGCACCACGGGCGAGCCCTGGAACCCCGAGCCCTTCCGCTGGCTCTTCGACCATGTGGGCGGCGGCCGCGTCCCCATCATCAACTACACGGGCGGCACCGAGATCTCGGGCGGGATCCTCTCGGGCTTCCCCATCGCGCCGATCAAGCCCTGCGGCTTCACGGGTCCCATCCCGGGCATCGCGGCAGAGGTCTTCGGCGACCACGGCAAGCCCGTGCGCGAGGAGGTGGGCGAGCTGGTGATCACACGGCCCTGGCCGGGCATGACCCAGGGCTTCTGGAAGGATTCCGACCGCTACATCGAGACCTACTGGTCACGCTGGAAGGACGTCTGGGTGCACGGCGACTGGGCCTACGTGGACAGGGACGGCACCTGGTTCATCCACGGCCGCTCCGACGACACGCTCAAGATCGCCGGCAAGCGG
- the pruA gene encoding L-glutamate gamma-semialdehyde dehydrogenase, translated as MANAIPSVPSPRNEPVLSYAPGTPERRALRAQCERMSKEIVEIAPHIGGRRVETGRLGEAVMPHNHQHVLARWHRGGAAEVARAIEAAREAQGPWSRMAWEQRAAIFLRAADLLAGPWRQVLNAATMLGQSKTAHQAEIDAACELIDFWRYNVHFMQEIYGQQPLSAPGTWNRLEHRPLEGFVFAVSPFNFTSIAGNLPTAPALMGNTVIWKPASAAVYSAHVIMELLEEAGLPPGVINMVPGPGAEVGDPALGSPHLGGIHFTGSTATFQGMWEAVGRNIRRYRAYPRLVGETGGKDFVFAHPSAEVAALATALVRGAFEYQGQKCSAASRAFIPASLWPGLRTTLLAQVAEIRMGDVADFTNFMGAVIDRAAFDSIRGYVEHARGSSDAELLSGGGCDDSTGYFVEPTVVLAKTADFRLMREEIFGPVLTVYVYADQDLDKALALCDQGTPYALTGAIFARDRAAIARMTEALTHAAGNFYVNDKPTGAVVGQQPFGGARASGTNDKAGSVLNLLRWVSPRAVKETFVPPTHFAYPFMLSFHAARGMNPQRPERT; from the coding sequence ATGGCCAACGCGATTCCGAGCGTCCCGAGCCCCCGCAACGAGCCCGTGCTCTCCTATGCCCCCGGCACCCCGGAGCGGCGCGCGCTCCGAGCCCAGTGCGAGCGGATGTCCAAGGAGATCGTCGAGATCGCCCCGCACATCGGCGGCCGCCGCGTCGAGACCGGTCGCCTCGGCGAGGCCGTCATGCCCCACAACCATCAGCATGTCCTGGCCCGCTGGCACCGAGGCGGGGCAGCCGAGGTCGCGCGCGCCATCGAGGCCGCACGCGAGGCCCAGGGGCCGTGGTCCCGCATGGCCTGGGAGCAGCGGGCGGCGATCTTCCTCAGGGCCGCCGATCTCCTGGCCGGACCCTGGCGCCAGGTGCTCAACGCCGCCACCATGCTGGGGCAGTCCAAGACGGCGCATCAGGCCGAGATCGACGCCGCCTGCGAGCTGATCGACTTCTGGCGCTACAACGTCCACTTCATGCAGGAGATCTACGGCCAGCAGCCGCTCTCGGCGCCGGGCACGTGGAACCGGCTCGAGCACCGCCCGCTGGAGGGCTTCGTCTTCGCGGTGAGCCCGTTCAACTTCACCAGCATCGCCGGCAACCTGCCGACGGCGCCCGCCCTCATGGGCAACACGGTGATCTGGAAGCCGGCCTCCGCCGCGGTCTATTCCGCCCACGTCATCATGGAGCTACTGGAGGAGGCGGGACTGCCGCCGGGCGTCATCAACATGGTGCCCGGCCCCGGCGCGGAGGTGGGCGATCCGGCCCTCGGCTCGCCGCATCTCGGCGGCATCCACTTCACCGGCTCCACGGCGACCTTCCAGGGCATGTGGGAGGCGGTGGGTCGGAACATCCGGCGCTACCGCGCCTATCCCCGCCTCGTCGGCGAGACGGGTGGCAAGGACTTCGTCTTCGCCCATCCCTCGGCCGAGGTGGCGGCGCTGGCGACGGCGCTCGTGCGCGGCGCCTTTGAGTACCAGGGGCAGAAGTGCTCGGCCGCCTCGCGGGCCTTCATCCCGGCCTCGCTGTGGCCGGGGCTCCGCACGACGCTGCTGGCCCAGGTGGCCGAGATCCGCATGGGGGATGTGGCCGACTTCACCAACTTCATGGGGGCGGTGATCGACCGCGCGGCGTTCGACAGCATCCGCGGCTACGTCGAGCACGCGCGCGGGTCCAGCGACGCCGAGCTGCTCAGCGGCGGCGGCTGCGACGACAGCACGGGGTACTTCGTCGAGCCCACCGTGGTGCTCGCGAAGACCGCCGACTTCCGGCTCATGCGCGAGGAGATCTTCGGCCCCGTGCTCACGGTCTATGTCTACGCGGACCAGGATCTCGACAAGGCGCTGGCCCTCTGCGACCAGGGGACGCCGTACGCGCTGACGGGCGCCATCTTCGCCCGGGACCGCGCGGCCATCGCGAGGATGACGGAAGCCCTCACCCATGCGGCCGGCAATTTCTACGTCAACGACAAGCCGACGGGGGCGGTGGTGGGGCAGCAGCCGTTCGGCGGCGCGCGGGCCTCCGGCACCAACGACAAGGCGGGGAGCGTGCTCAACCTGCTGCGCTGGGTGAGCCCGCGGGCGGTGAAGGAGACCTTCGTGCCGCCGACGCACTTCGCGTATCCTTTCATGCTATCCTTTCATGCAGCCCGGGGAATGAACCCGCAGCGACCCGAGAGGACCTGA
- a CDS encoding DEAD/DEAH box helicase, which yields MPFSTLGLHPDLLRGVAALGFTRPTPIQADAIPPGLGGRDVLASAMTGSGKTAAFVLPIAQRLLDRPRGTTRALILTPTRELAAQIDEDLKQLARFTPVRGAAVYGGVAMGPQEQAFRRGVDVIVATPGRLLDHFQYPYARLPQLEILVLDEADRMLDMGFLPDIRRILKHLPAKRQTLFFSATMPQEIGQLAREMLSAPALINQERKAAPAVGITHAAYPVARELKSALLLTLLKDEGMRSVLVFTRTKHRANRLAEALARQGVTVDKIHGNRSQAQRTHALASFKNGKHQVLVATDIAARGIDIDELSHVVNFDVPAVPDDYIHRSGRTARAEATGDAFTFVSPDEEGDFRAIERALGRPIPRVTVPGFDYTARTTERLEIPLAERIAAIRARKTQERARARDNAARRGQHQNLAAVQRRVSFNRHP from the coding sequence ATGCCCTTCTCCACGCTTGGCCTTCACCCCGATCTCCTGCGCGGCGTCGCTGCGCTGGGGTTCACGCGTCCCACGCCGATCCAGGCCGACGCGATTCCCCCTGGGCTCGGCGGCCGTGATGTGCTCGCCTCGGCCATGACGGGCAGCGGCAAGACTGCCGCCTTCGTCCTGCCCATCGCCCAGCGGCTGCTGGACAGGCCGCGCGGCACGACCCGCGCGCTGATCCTGACGCCGACCCGCGAGCTGGCCGCCCAGATCGACGAGGACCTCAAGCAGCTGGCGCGCTTCACCCCCGTGCGGGGCGCCGCGGTCTACGGCGGCGTCGCGATGGGTCCGCAGGAGCAGGCCTTCCGGCGCGGCGTGGACGTGATCGTGGCCACGCCCGGCCGGCTGCTCGACCACTTCCAGTACCCGTACGCCCGGCTGCCGCAGCTGGAGATCCTCGTCCTCGACGAGGCCGATCGGATGCTCGACATGGGTTTTCTTCCCGACATCCGGCGGATCCTCAAGCACCTGCCGGCGAAGCGCCAGACGCTCTTCTTCTCGGCGACCATGCCGCAGGAGATCGGCCAGCTGGCGCGCGAGATGCTGTCGGCGCCGGCCCTGATCAATCAGGAGCGCAAGGCGGCCCCGGCCGTGGGGATCACGCATGCGGCCTATCCCGTCGCCCGCGAGCTCAAGTCCGCGCTGCTCCTCACGCTGCTCAAGGACGAGGGCATGCGGAGCGTGCTCGTCTTCACCCGCACCAAGCACCGCGCCAATCGTCTGGCCGAAGCCCTGGCGCGGCAGGGCGTGACCGTCGACAAGATCCACGGCAATCGCAGCCAGGCCCAGCGCACGCATGCCCTCGCGAGCTTCAAGAACGGGAAGCACCAGGTGCTGGTGGCGACCGACATCGCCGCGCGCGGCATCGACATCGACGAGCTGAGCCACGTGGTGAACTTCGACGTGCCGGCGGTGCCGGACGACTACATCCACCGGTCGGGCCGGACGGCCCGCGCCGAGGCCACCGGCGATGCCTTCACCTTCGTCTCGCCGGACGAGGAAGGCGACTTCCGCGCCATCGAGCGGGCGCTCGGCCGGCCGATCCCGCGCGTGACGGTGCCCGGGTTCGACTACACCGCCCGGACGACCGAGCGGCTGGAGATCCCGCTGGCCGAGCGCATCGCCGCGATCCGGGCGCGGAAGACGCAGGAGCGCGCCCGCGCCAGGGACAATGCCGCGCGCCGCGGCCAGCATCAGAACCTCGCCGCGGTGCAGCGCCGGGTCAGCTTCAACCGCCACCCGTGA
- a CDS encoding PQQ-dependent sugar dehydrogenase, whose translation MYPVRLALIVFLAGLCLAAPPARAQDLPFRLPPGFRVEVFAGGLGAPRFMAVDPAGTLLVSIPRDGRVVALPDRNGDGRADDSVTVADGLDRPHGLAFKDGALFVAETGRVLRFRYDPAALRATSPVVVVPGLPPGGGHWTRTIAFGPDGRLYVSVGSSCNVCREQDPRRAAILRYEADGSREQLFARGLRNAVGIAFHPGSGALWATVNERDWRGDDLPPDQITEVKAGGFHGWPDCFAAGGRAVPDDRFSRSASCPPMALPTIEIQAHSAPLGLAFYTGRLFPPEYRGSLFVAYQGSWNRSVPTGYKVVRVPFRDGKPGTVEDFATGWLADGRVHGRPIDLAVGADGALYLSDQSAGRVYRITHRP comes from the coding sequence ATGTACCCGGTGCGCCTGGCCCTGATCGTCTTCCTCGCGGGCCTCTGCCTCGCCGCGCCGCCGGCGCGCGCCCAGGACCTGCCCTTCCGGCTCCCGCCGGGCTTCAGGGTCGAGGTGTTCGCCGGTGGCCTCGGCGCCCCGCGCTTCATGGCCGTGGACCCGGCCGGCACGCTCCTCGTCTCCATCCCCCGCGACGGGCGTGTCGTCGCGCTGCCCGACCGCAACGGTGACGGCCGGGCGGACGACAGCGTCACCGTGGCCGACGGACTCGATCGTCCTCACGGGCTCGCCTTCAAGGACGGGGCGCTCTTCGTGGCCGAGACCGGGCGGGTCCTCCGCTTCCGCTACGACCCGGCCGCGCTCAGGGCGACCTCGCCCGTCGTCGTCGTGCCGGGCCTGCCGCCCGGCGGCGGCCACTGGACGCGCACCATCGCCTTCGGCCCCGACGGGCGGCTCTACGTCTCGGTGGGCTCCTCGTGCAATGTCTGCCGCGAGCAGGATCCGCGTCGGGCCGCCATCCTCCGCTACGAGGCCGACGGCTCGAGGGAGCAGCTCTTCGCCCGCGGGCTCAGGAACGCGGTGGGCATCGCCTTCCACCCGGGAAGCGGCGCGCTCTGGGCGACGGTCAACGAGCGCGACTGGCGGGGCGATGACCTGCCGCCTGACCAGATCACGGAGGTGAAGGCAGGCGGCTTCCACGGTTGGCCGGACTGCTTCGCCGCCGGCGGGCGGGCCGTCCCCGACGATCGCTTCTCCAGGAGCGCGAGCTGCCCGCCGATGGCCCTGCCCACCATCGAGATCCAGGCTCACTCGGCCCCGCTGGGGCTGGCCTTCTACACTGGCCGGCTCTTCCCGCCGGAGTACCGCGGGAGCCTCTTCGTCGCCTATCAGGGCTCGTGGAACCGCTCGGTGCCCACGGGCTACAAGGTGGTGCGCGTGCCCTTCCGGGACGGCAAACCCGGCACCGTGGAGGACTTCGCGACGGGCTGGCTCGCCGACGGCCGGGTCCACGGCCGCCCCATCGACCTGGCCGTCGGCGCCGACGGCGCCCTCTACCTCTCCGACCAGTCCGCCGGGCGCGTCTACCGCATCACCCACCGCCCCTGA
- a CDS encoding GNAT family N-acetyltransferase, which produces MLHECRHGELSITTDASRLDLDVIHDFLSRSYWAAGIPREVVARAIRHSMCFGAFDGERQVGFARVISDFATFAYVSDVFVVEASRGRGVGKQLMAAIMSHPDLQGLRRWTLFTRDAHGLYRQYGFGEARYPDRLMEILTDPYTAAPAPQRGGPAA; this is translated from the coding sequence ATGCTCCACGAATGCCGCCACGGAGAGCTCTCGATCACCACGGACGCGTCCCGGCTCGACCTCGACGTGATCCACGACTTCCTGTCCCGATCGTACTGGGCCGCCGGGATCCCGCGCGAGGTCGTGGCGCGTGCGATCCGCCACTCGATGTGCTTCGGCGCCTTCGACGGGGAACGCCAGGTGGGCTTCGCCCGCGTCATCTCCGACTTCGCGACCTTCGCCTACGTCAGCGACGTCTTCGTCGTCGAGGCGTCGCGGGGGCGGGGCGTGGGCAAGCAGCTGATGGCGGCCATCATGTCCCACCCGGATCTCCAGGGCCTTCGGCGCTGGACCCTGTTCACGCGGGACGCGCACGGCCTCTACCGGCAGTACGGATTCGGCGAGGCCCGCTATCCGGACCGGCTCATGGAGATCCTGACCGACCCGTACACGGCGGCGCCGGCTCCACAACGCGGGGGACCCGCGGCATGA
- a CDS encoding aminotransferase class III-fold pyridoxal phosphate-dependent enzyme, with protein sequence MAAAGCAVVETVRDPRFLGAVTATGHYLMERLRTLSAELGHGEVRGRGLLVALELNERDAATVARAAFDRGLLVNAPRPATLRFMPSLTVSRDEIDQMVELLRASLTPA encoded by the coding sequence ATGGCGGCGGCCGGCTGCGCCGTCGTCGAGACCGTTCGTGACCCGCGATTCCTCGGCGCCGTCACCGCGACGGGTCATTACCTGATGGAGCGGCTGAGGACGCTCTCCGCCGAGCTCGGCCATGGCGAGGTCCGCGGCCGCGGCTTGCTCGTCGCCCTCGAGTTGAACGAGCGCGACGCCGCGACAGTCGCCCGGGCCGCGTTCGACCGCGGCCTCCTCGTCAACGCGCCCCGACCGGCCACGCTTCGCTTCATGCCGTCGCTCACCGTGTCCCGCGACGAGATCGACCAGATGGTCGAGCTGCTCCGCGCGAGCCTCACCCCGGCGTAG
- a CDS encoding NADP-dependent oxidoreductase, which yields MGVGPPRSRGRSRYVVLCTGARGVPVPRVFTSEEAAVNPTVNRQIVLASRPPAMPTADNFRLEEKPVPEPGPGEVLVRNIYMSVDPYMRGRMRDAKSYATPWAVGKPCDGRAVGRIIRSKHPTFATGDYVSSMLGWREHFVSSGEGLVRLDLSLAPLPAYLGVLGIPGFTGWYGLTEIGRPKAGETLVVSGAAGATGSLVGQMGKILGCRVVGTAGTDDKCAHLTRDLGFDAAVNYRTAGDLYGALRQACPDGVDVYFENVGGAVLEAVLRCLNPFARIPLCGMISQYNQDPPEPGPRYLFSLVGNRVLVQGFIISDHFERYPEFLRQAGGWLEAGRLKHQETIVEGLENAPRAFLGLFKGENLGKMLVRLAPEEG from the coding sequence ATGGGGGTGGGGCCTCCGCGTTCGCGTGGTCGAAGCCGATATGTTGTACTCTGTACCGGCGCCCGGGGGGTCCCGGTGCCGCGCGTCTTCACCTCCGAGGAGGCTGCCGTGAACCCGACCGTGAATCGTCAGATCGTGCTCGCCTCTCGCCCGCCGGCCATGCCCACGGCGGACAACTTCAGGCTCGAGGAGAAGCCCGTGCCCGAGCCGGGGCCGGGCGAGGTGCTCGTCCGCAACATCTACATGTCGGTGGACCCCTACATGCGGGGCCGGATGAGGGATGCCAAGTCCTATGCGACCCCCTGGGCGGTGGGCAAGCCCTGCGACGGGCGCGCTGTGGGCCGCATCATCCGCTCGAAGCATCCGACGTTCGCGACCGGCGACTATGTCAGCAGCATGCTGGGCTGGCGCGAGCACTTCGTCTCCTCGGGCGAGGGACTGGTGCGGCTCGATCTCTCGCTGGCGCCGCTTCCGGCCTATCTCGGCGTGCTGGGCATCCCGGGCTTCACCGGCTGGTACGGGCTCACGGAGATCGGGCGGCCCAAGGCCGGCGAGACGCTGGTGGTGTCGGGGGCCGCCGGGGCCACGGGCTCTCTGGTGGGCCAGATGGGGAAGATCCTCGGCTGCCGCGTCGTGGGCACGGCGGGCACGGACGACAAGTGCGCGCATCTGACGCGCGACCTCGGCTTCGACGCGGCCGTCAACTACCGGACGGCCGGGGACCTGTACGGGGCGCTCCGTCAGGCGTGCCCCGACGGCGTCGACGTCTACTTCGAGAACGTGGGCGGCGCCGTGCTCGAGGCGGTGCTGCGCTGCCTGAACCCCTTCGCGCGCATCCCGCTCTGCGGGATGATCTCGCAATACAACCAGGATCCGCCCGAGCCGGGCCCGCGCTATCTCTTCTCGCTCGTGGGCAACCGGGTCCTCGTGCAGGGCTTCATCATCAGCGACCACTTCGAGCGCTATCCGGAGTTCCTGCGCCAGGCCGGCGGCTGGCTCGAGGCCGGCAGGCTCAAGCACCAGGAGACCATCGTCGAGGGCCTGGAGAACGCCCCGCGCGCCTTCCTGGGCCTCTTCAAGGGGGAGAACCTCGGCAAGATGCTGGTCCGCCTGGCGCCGGAAGAGGGCTGA
- a CDS encoding xanthine dehydrogenase family protein molybdopterin-binding subunit translates to MQFGARYEPVLGRGSTATIARAPAFAAHLAEVEVDAETGQTRVTRHLVVQDVGRALNPAAIHGQIQGAVAQGVGWALLERMVYDGGGQLLTATLMDHALPQSDQVPPVEIALVEVPSEAGPFGAKGVGEPPVVAAPAAIANAIAHATGCRLTELPITSEALHRALAAAAR, encoded by the coding sequence ATGCAGTTCGGCGCACGCTACGAGCCCGTCCTGGGCCGCGGCTCGACCGCGACCATTGCCCGGGCGCCGGCCTTCGCGGCGCATCTGGCGGAGGTCGAGGTGGACGCGGAGACCGGCCAGACGCGTGTGACGCGTCACCTGGTCGTCCAGGACGTCGGACGCGCCCTCAACCCGGCCGCCATCCACGGGCAGATCCAGGGGGCGGTGGCCCAGGGAGTGGGCTGGGCGCTGCTGGAGCGGATGGTGTACGACGGAGGGGGTCAGCTCTTGACGGCAACCCTGATGGACCATGCCCTGCCCCAGAGCGACCAGGTCCCGCCGGTGGAGATCGCGCTTGTGGAGGTGCCGTCGGAGGCCGGGCCGTTCGGCGCCAAGGGCGTGGGCGAGCCGCCCGTCGTCGCCGCCCCGGCGGCCATCGCCAACGCCATCGCGCACGCGACGGGATGCCGGCTGACGGAGCTGCCGATCACGAGCGAGGCGCTCCACCGCGCGCTGGCGGCAGCGGCGCGCTGA
- a CDS encoding enoyl-CoA hydratase — protein sequence MSQDLIETVTDRVAVLTLNRPERLNALSRAMMDGMLEALPRLAGDPAVGALVLTGAGRGFCSGGDVKAMAEGMESGTLGLEDRAQALRAKMEVSRWLHEMPKPTIAMVRGAAAGAGLSLALACDLRVAADSARFGTAFARVGYSGDFGGSYFLTQLVGTAKARELYFTADLLDAPQALALGLVNRVVPDSQLEEQTLALARRLARGPSVAYRYMKRNFNAAESGTLEDLLDLEAWHHTRCGMTEDHQEATRAFVDKREPVFKGR from the coding sequence ATGAGCCAGGACCTGATCGAGACCGTCACGGACCGCGTCGCCGTGCTCACCCTCAATCGCCCGGAGCGACTCAACGCCTTGTCCCGCGCCATGATGGACGGCATGCTGGAGGCCCTGCCCCGGCTTGCCGGGGATCCCGCAGTGGGCGCGCTCGTCCTCACGGGGGCCGGGCGTGGCTTCTGCTCCGGTGGGGACGTCAAGGCCATGGCCGAGGGGATGGAGTCCGGTACCCTGGGGCTCGAGGACAGGGCCCAGGCTCTCCGGGCCAAGATGGAGGTTTCGCGCTGGCTCCACGAGATGCCCAAGCCGACCATCGCCATGGTGCGGGGCGCGGCGGCTGGGGCGGGGCTGTCCCTGGCGCTGGCCTGCGACCTGCGAGTCGCTGCCGACAGCGCGCGCTTCGGGACGGCCTTCGCCCGGGTGGGCTACTCGGGCGACTTCGGGGGCTCCTACTTCCTGACCCAGCTCGTGGGGACGGCCAAGGCCCGGGAGCTGTACTTCACAGCCGACCTCCTCGACGCCCCGCAGGCGCTGGCGCTGGGGCTCGTCAACCGCGTGGTCCCCGACAGCCAGCTCGAGGAGCAGACGCTGGCGCTGGCCAGGCGGCTCGCCCGGGGGCCGTCCGTGGCCTACCGCTACATGAAGCGCAACTTCAACGCCGCCGAGAGCGGGACGCTCGAGGACCTGCTCGACCTCGAGGCCTGGCACCACACCCGCTGCGGGATGACCGAGGACCACCAGGAAGCCACGCGCGCCTTCGTGGACAAGCGCGAGCCCGTCTTCAAGGGGCGGTAG
- a CDS encoding DsrE/DsrF/DrsH-like family protein, which translates to MGDRTKRLAMVASKGTLDMAYPPLILATTAASMGWETGIFFTFYGLDILHKKRVKHLQVSPIGNPAMPPPLAALPGLKVPNFLGALPGMTAMATMMMHGWMAKAKMPTVTDMLDLCVEADVKLFACATTMGVMGIKQEDLIAAAQCAGATTFLDFAGDANVSLFI; encoded by the coding sequence ATGGGTGACCGCACGAAGCGCCTGGCGATGGTGGCTTCCAAGGGAACTCTCGACATGGCCTACCCGCCGCTGATCCTCGCCACGACCGCCGCCAGCATGGGCTGGGAGACGGGGATCTTCTTCACCTTCTACGGGCTCGACATCCTGCACAAGAAGCGGGTCAAGCATCTGCAGGTGAGCCCCATCGGCAACCCCGCCATGCCGCCCCCGCTCGCCGCCCTGCCCGGGCTGAAGGTGCCGAATTTCCTCGGGGCGCTGCCTGGCATGACCGCCATGGCCACCATGATGATGCACGGGTGGATGGCCAAGGCGAAGATGCCCACGGTGACGGACATGCTCGATCTCTGCGTCGAAGCGGACGTCAAGCTCTTCGCCTGCGCGACCACCATGGGGGTGATGGGGATCAAGCAGGAGGACCTCATTGCCGCCGCCCAGTGCGCGGGGGCCACGACCTTCCTCGACTTCGCGGGGGACGCCAACGTCTCCCTCTTCATCTAG
- a CDS encoding sulfurtransferase TusA family protein has protein sequence MTTAPKVVQTLDCKGLLCPVPIIKLSKAVKGVQVGEVIEMLATDPGSVPDLEAFQRQTGHEIVSRERQGEVFRFLVRKTK, from the coding sequence ATGACCACCGCACCGAAGGTCGTTCAGACGCTGGACTGCAAGGGGCTGCTCTGTCCCGTGCCGATCATCAAGCTCTCAAAGGCCGTCAAGGGGGTCCAGGTGGGTGAGGTGATCGAGATGCTCGCCACGGACCCGGGCTCGGTGCCCGACCTGGAAGCCTTTCAGCGGCAGACGGGGCACGAGATCGTGAGCCGCGAGCGGCAGGGTGAGGTGTTCCGCTTTCTCGTCCGGAAGACCAAGTAG